The Spirochaetales bacterium DNA segment TTCACCGGTCTGGGGCTGATCGGTGCGGTAAGCATCAATCTGTGCGGCGGGATCGTCCTGACATTCTGGCTTTTATTCGGGAATTTGGTTCTCCCCCTTCAGGGGTCGGTGTTCCTCTGGACACTGGCCGGAATACTGCTTGTGATCAATGTCTTCGAATTGATTTTTCAGATCGGAAGCACAAAAAGCAGCGGGGGCAGGGACTGACAGCGTATATACATATTTCGGCGACGGAAGCTGTCCGGCATCCGGCAAAGTGATGACGCAGGCGTTCACGTTAATCGATATATTCCTCGTTTTTGTCGAAAATGGTGATTTCCTCGTTTTCCGCCATATTCCGTATTTTTAAGAGAAAGTCGGTATCCGATTTCTCGACATCGGATTTCAGCACGCGGCCGATACTTTGATGTTCGAGTCTGATGATTTCCGCCCTGCGGTTCGATACGTTTCGTATGATCCGCTGGCTGAAGTCCCCGTCTTTTCCCTTGAGAAGAAAGGCGATATCCTTGTCGTCGTATTCACGCAGTACTTTCTGAAGGTCCTTGTTCGATATCCTGTAGACGACATCGAGATTGAAAAGGCGGGTTTCGATATCCTCGGCGAGTTCGGGATTGCAGATGGAAAGATCGGAGAGGATTTCCTTTTCTTTCTGGACATCCATATGTTTGAGTATTTCAGTCAGTGCCAGTTTCCCGTCGACCTCCTGTGTTATCATGTCTCCCTGGGCGCGCACCTTTTCTCTTAACACCTCTTCCGTCTTTCGCAGTATCTCCGGGGTTATTTTATCCATTCTGGCGATTCTCGCCACTGTATCCCTCCTGGTATCGGGCGGAAGGGCGGTGAGAAGTTTTGCGGAAAGGGTTGGATCGATGTGAGAGAGAATGACCGCGACCACGGGGGCCGATTCGTTTTTTATAAGGGTCAATACCTGTTCGATGGGAAGATCATTGAGAAAAGAAAAGGGATGCGGGACGGTCCGTTCGATTATTTTATTGTAAAAAACTTCGCCCTTTTCCTCTCCAAAAGCGGTGAAAAGCATTTCTTTCGCTTTTTCAAGACCGCCTTTTGCCACGAGGTTTTTGACTTTGAGAAGGTAACCGAACTCTTCAAGTACTTTTTCCGCTTCCCTGTTGTCGATCTTTTTTATCGATGCGATTTCCTTTGCAATTCCCAGTGCTTCTTCCTCAGTGAGGTGTTTCAGTACCTCGGAAGAATGTTCCTTCCCCAGGATGATGAGAAGCATGGCGGCTTTCTTGTATCCCTTGTCCCGTTTTCTGGTTTTCAGAAAAGCGTCTTTTTCCGGGTATCTCTTCTTGCCTGAATCGACGGCCATTTCTTCCTTTCCTGTTGGTTCTATTCACTTTCTTTTGACGCCTGGGCAGCCTTTATCACGTCCTCCGCAACCTTGCCGGAAATCGGGTTGTAATGGCTGAACTCCATTTCAAATGAAGCGGTTCCGGATGTTATGGATTTGAGATCTATCGAATAGCGCAGCAATTCGGACTGGGGAACCTGTGCCTTGATTTCCTGAATTCCACCGCCTATCGGTTCCTGACCCAAAACCCTGCCCCGCCGTGAACTGAGATCGGAGAGAACGTCTCCGAGGTATTGGTCTTCGACAAAGACGTCGAGATTCATGACCGGTTCGAGCAGGACGCATTTCGCTTTCTCGAGGCAGGCCTTGAGCGCGCCGCGAGCGGCGAGCTTGAACGACATTTCGGATGAATCGACCGGGTGCTCCTTTCCGTCGACGATTTTCGCTTCGAGATCCACGACGGGATACCCCGCGAGGATACCTTCTTCCATTCCTTCGAGCACACCCTTTTCGACACCGGGGATATACCCCTTGGAAACGGCGCCACCGAAAATGGCATTGACGAACCGGAACATCTCTCCCCGTTCGAGCGGCTGTATTTCGAGGACCACTTTCGCGTACTGGCCGTGTCCACCGGTTTGTTTTTTATGCTGATATTCCGCGCCGGCGGATTTTGTAATGGTCTCCCTGTAGGCCACCTTCGGCACTTTTGTTTCCATTTCGATTTTCTGTTTTTCCTTGATCCTGTCGAGAATAATCGAAAGGTGGAGTTCTCCCATCGAGGATATTACCGTTTCCCGTGTTTCCTTGTTGTACGTAAGCTTGAATGTGAGATCTTCGGTCGAGACCTTTTGCAGAAGCTGGTTCAGCTTGTCCTCGTCTTTTTTCGCCGCAGCCGAGATCGCGACGGAATGAACGGGCTGCGGAAGATTGAGGCTTTCATAGGTAATCAGGTGATCTGACGTGGAAAATGTCTGGTTTGTTTCCGCTGTCGTCACTTTTGCCATAATACCGATGTCGCCGGTCTCGAGGGTAGTAACGTCTTCGAGTTTTTTACCCTGGCAGGTGAATAATTTGGAAATCTTCTCCTTTTTATTCTCCCGGACATTGTAGAGTTCCGAATCCGTCGAGATTGAACCCGACATCACCTTGATGAATGAGAGTTTTCCTGAAAATTGATCGATAAATGTCTTGAAAATGAAACAGGAGGGGAACGCATCCGCCGTTACTTCGATTTCCGTGTTTTCCTTTGTCAGGGCCTTGACCGCTGCCGCGGGGGATGGGGCCGCTTTTTCGATGAAATTAAGCAGCGAGACCATTCCCGAATGAAGTATCGCCGCCCCACAGAAAACCGGAACAAAATTATTCTTTTTAAACGCCTCTTTAAGACCCTTTCTCAATTCCTCCTCGGAGAGGGTTTCTTCCATCAGATATTTTTCCATAAGTTCGTCATTGCCCTCCGCAGCCGCTTCGATAAGCGCGGCCCGCTTGCCTTCCGCTTCGTCTTTCATGTCGGCTGGAATATCCTGTGCCTGGGATTTGCCGCCGGAGGTATGCATGTAGGCTTTTTGATCGATAAGGTCGACGACACCCTTGAAGTTGTTTCCTTCCCCGACGGGTATGGTAATGGGAATGACATTCACCTTGAACTTGTCCTTCACATCATTAAGGGATTTGTTATAATCGGCATGTTCCTTGTCCATTTTATTGAGAAAGACGACCCTGGGCAGGTTGTTTCTGTCAAGCCGCCGCCAGGTTTTAATTGTTTCTATCTGAACGCCGGAATCTGCGGCAACAAGAACAACGGCCGATTCACACGCGCGAAATCCCGCGACCACTTCACCGACAAAATCGGCGGCACCCGGTGTATCGAGCAGATTGATTTTGATATCATTCCACATAATATGGGAGAGTGATGTGTGAATCGATATCTGCCGTGCGATTTCTTCTTCCGTATAATCACTGACGGTTTTCCCGGATTCCACGGTTTCCGGTTTCGGGATGGCACCGCCCAAAGCGAGGATTTGTTCTACCAGTGATGTTTTGCCTGTTCCGCCGTGACCTGAAAATGCAATATTTCTGATTTGTTCCAACCTAATACCCATTATTGTAGCTCCTTGTTTTTTTATTAAAAATTCCCTGTCCGTAAACCCGGATTTCACCGGATAACCGTGAACAGCTTTCCCTTTCATGTATGACGGGAGGTTACGGAATAATTTCTATCCCTTTATGTCGCGGCATATAAGCCGGAC contains these protein-coding regions:
- a CDS encoding flagellar motor switch protein FliG; protein product: MAVDSGKKRYPEKDAFLKTRKRDKGYKKAAMLLIILGKEHSSEVLKHLTEEEALGIAKEIASIKKIDNREAEKVLEEFGYLLKVKNLVAKGGLEKAKEMLFTAFGEEKGEVFYNKIIERTVPHPFSFLNDLPIEQVLTLIKNESAPVVAVILSHIDPTLSAKLLTALPPDTRRDTVARIARMDKITPEILRKTEEVLREKVRAQGDMITQEVDGKLALTEILKHMDVQKEKEILSDLSICNPELAEDIETRLFNLDVVYRISNKDLQKVLREYDDKDIAFLLKGKDGDFSQRIIRNVSNRRAEIIRLEHQSIGRVLKSDVEKSDTDFLLKIRNMAENEEITIFDKNEEYID
- a CDS encoding elongation factor G, which produces MGIRLEQIRNIAFSGHGGTGKTSLVEQILALGGAIPKPETVESGKTVSDYTEEEIARQISIHTSLSHIMWNDIKINLLDTPGAADFVGEVVAGFRACESAVVLVAADSGVQIETIKTWRRLDRNNLPRVVFLNKMDKEHADYNKSLNDVKDKFKVNVIPITIPVGEGNNFKGVVDLIDQKAYMHTSGGKSQAQDIPADMKDEAEGKRAALIEAAAEGNDELMEKYLMEETLSEEELRKGLKEAFKKNNFVPVFCGAAILHSGMVSLLNFIEKAAPSPAAAVKALTKENTEIEVTADAFPSCFIFKTFIDQFSGKLSFIKVMSGSISTDSELYNVRENKKEKISKLFTCQGKKLEDVTTLETGDIGIMAKVTTAETNQTFSTSDHLITYESLNLPQPVHSVAISAAAKKDEDKLNQLLQKVSTEDLTFKLTYNKETRETVISSMGELHLSIILDRIKEKQKIEMETKVPKVAYRETITKSAGAEYQHKKQTGGHGQYAKVVLEIQPLERGEMFRFVNAIFGGAVSKGYIPGVEKGVLEGMEEGILAGYPVVDLEAKIVDGKEHPVDSSEMSFKLAARGALKACLEKAKCVLLEPVMNLDVFVEDQYLGDVLSDLSSRRGRVLGQEPIGGGIQEIKAQVPQSELLRYSIDLKSITSGTASFEMEFSHYNPISGKVAEDVIKAAQASKESE